TGTTGGACTCGATGTAATTTGTATATCTAAAACCATTCTGCAAAATCCCACTGGCTTTAGATGCTTGAATTTTGTCTGGATAAGCACAGAGAGGTGAAACAACATCTAAACTAATCCTAGTTCGAGAGAACAGAATTTGACTTTGTGCATTTTAGTCTTTCAACTGTTTGATCTGTATGTAGCAGGTAATATCTCTAAGTTATTCCATATGGGCATATGGACTTCTGCCTCATTCATGTTTCGACTGGTTGTTGTCGGTATCTGATTTATGTTTACTATAGTGTTATAAGCATGTTGCATTTGAATAACTGCATCTTTACACTCGGGTAAATCGCCTCATAGAAGTTTTGCAATTTTCAGCGAATTCCTGAAGCATTCTATCCCAGAATATCCAAAGATTCTCAGTCATGTGAACGAGCAGTTCTTTGGGGTCCTAGTGGAACACATTGGGTTGCTAAAGTGAAGAAAAGTCAGGATGGCATCTACCTCGATAAAGGCTGGGAAGTATTTGTCCAAGTAAATGGCATACAAAAGTACGATTTCTTAGTTTTCCGGTATGAAGGTAGCATGCAGTTTTCTATCAaggttttcaatatgcatggGGTTCCAAGGGAAGAATGTTTCACTCCTGATCGTTCTTCTCCGTTGGTGGAGGAGAGAATTAGGCATGGAAGGTCATTTGACTGTCCACCAGTTGGAAGGCCAAGTACAAATCTGAGATCAAGAAAGAGACGCTGTGTTGAACTGCAGGAACGAGTACAACAAGGTAAATCTGAATTCTAATGTGATTAGTTGGGTTGACCCATCTTTGTGCATGACTGATATAAGTTAAAATGCCAATACAGACAGGGATGAATCAGATGAAGACAAATCCGATGAAAAAGATAAGTCAGATGAAGATGAATGGGATGAAGACGAATCGGATGAAGGTGAATCAGATGAAGATGAATCAGATGAGGATGAATCAGATGAAGATGGGTTggatgaagaagatgaggattGTGTTGCACGTACAAACGGAAGAAAGTGCGGATTATCATCCAGGTCCCGTTCTGCTTTCTTCAGAATTTTAATGCGACCAGCTTATTTGAAGCATAATTATGTGGTGAGCTATTTTTATAACCATTTGGTAAAATAATGTTGAAAAAAACCAGAGTAATCTCTTGCTTAGAACGTATTTAGAGGCCCTGTTGCTTCCGCGTGCCATATCACTTGCCTTGGATCACATCTTGGTTGCTGATTTGATCATCTATGTTTTTCAAATGTGCAGCCAATCCCACGGGGCATCAGAAGAGCGTACTTCCTGGATGACGTGAAAAAAGTTATAATTATGCCTTCTGATGCTTCTTATGATCGAGAGTGGAGGATTAGAATTCTTCACACAAAGACAGACATGAGGTTAAGCAAAGGTGTTCCTGacttcataaagaagaaaaatggtttgaACTTGAAGGCAGGAGATGTGTGCCACTTTGAAATCGTTGAGAAGAGATCTTACAAGCTTGTGTTACGAGTTCAGGTTTTTCGCAACTGTGCTTGATTTGGATGAAGGAGGGTGTTAGAGAATATAGATGTCTTTACTTGAACCTATTTCCTGCTTTCGGTTTAACTGTTAGTTTCAGTTGGTTATGTCTTCAGCTGACATACCATGACTATTTTGTTAAGTTAAGCTTGTTTCGCTGCACTTAGTTTCGATTTGAGCACTTGTAGGTGTGATTTTTTGGTGTGTTCTGTTCATTAGCTCAGAAAAGAACAATGGTAAATAGATCGCACAACTTGTAATTGGCAATTGCGTcatatgtaggtgtggaaaagcTGCACATGACATTTGTGTTTAAATTTTGCGAAACTTCGGATGGTAATATCTTGCTTTCTTGAGTAGATTTGCAAGCCTTCGAATGGTATCCGAACTCCGAAGGCAAATCACAGTTTTCTGCTGGATTTAGCCATTTAGTGAACCCAAAATTTGAAACTTTATAAACGAGCCAGAGCAATCCTTCA
This is a stretch of genomic DNA from Papaver somniferum cultivar HN1 chromosome 1, ASM357369v1, whole genome shotgun sequence. It encodes these proteins:
- the LOC113328374 gene encoding putative B3 domain-containing protein Os04g0347400 isoform X2 yields the protein MRKFVDPDRKHHFFKVLLEGDLTRMRIPEAFYPRISKDSQSCERAVLWGPSGTHWVAKVKKSQDGIYLDKGWEVFVQVNGIQKYDFLVFRYEGSMQFSIKVFNMHGVPREECFTPDRSSPLVEERIRHGRSFDCPPVGRPSTNLRSRKRRCVELQERVQQDRDESDEDKSDEKDKSDEDEWDEDESDEGESDEDESDEDESDEDGLDEEDEDCVARTNGRKCGLSSSQSHGASEERTSWMT
- the LOC113328374 gene encoding B3 domain-containing protein Os03g0622100-like isoform X1; this encodes MRKFVDPDRKHHFFKVLLEGDLTRMRIPEAFYPRISKDSQSCERAVLWGPSGTHWVAKVKKSQDGIYLDKGWEVFVQVNGIQKYDFLVFRYEGSMQFSIKVFNMHGVPREECFTPDRSSPLVEERIRHGRSFDCPPVGRPSTNLRSRKRRCVELQERVQQDRDESDEDKSDEKDKSDEDEWDEDESDEGESDEDESDEDESDEDGLDEEDEDCVARTNGRKCGLSSRSRSAFFRILMRPAYLKHNYVPIPRGIRRAYFLDDVKKVIIMPSDASYDREWRIRILHTKTDMRLSKGVPDFIKKKNGLNLKAGDVCHFEIVEKRSYKLVLRVQVFRNCA